In Chroogloeocystis siderophila 5.2 s.c.1, a genomic segment contains:
- a CDS encoding beta-ketoacyl-[acyl-carrier-protein] synthase family protein: protein MKRVVITGIGVVAPLGIGKEQFWKNAIRGQSYLQADPEMEAMGIKSKVVCRVADFDLSDYCSGVEFDHLVEQDRVVQFGVVSGTAAIADSGLDLSQEDPESLGIIFSSAIGGTPTIQKIFERCSEKGSQPLRHVATGENFYNAGMFNYPAALLARKYEFQGPCTSLSTGCTAGLDALGLSFELIRSGECKVMLAGASEAPLTSLTYATLDVIGSLSVADCEPEKASRPFDAKRGGFVISEAAAVLVLEELEHALNRNAHIYAEVVSYYSVSNAFHMTDLPDHGVPMAAVMERTLHLGNVEPEELDYINAHGSSTPQNDLFETNAYKQVLGDKAYRLPISSTKSMIGHSLSSASLVGVVATLGAIELSVIHPTANYEFPDPNCDLDYVPNEARSTEVNTALLTASGFGGIHSAAIFKKYQESLGE, encoded by the coding sequence ATGAAACGAGTAGTAATTACAGGTATTGGTGTTGTGGCTCCTTTAGGAATCGGTAAGGAGCAGTTTTGGAAAAATGCAATTCGCGGACAATCGTATTTACAAGCCGATCCAGAAATGGAGGCGATGGGGATTAAAAGTAAAGTGGTTTGTCGAGTTGCTGATTTCGATCTTTCCGATTACTGTTCGGGAGTGGAGTTTGACCACTTAGTTGAGCAAGATCGAGTTGTGCAATTTGGGGTTGTTTCTGGTACGGCGGCGATCGCGGATTCAGGTTTAGATTTGAGTCAAGAAGATCCTGAATCTTTAGGAATTATCTTTTCATCGGCGATCGGTGGTACGCCCACAATCCAAAAAATCTTTGAGCGGTGCAGCGAAAAAGGTAGCCAGCCGTTAAGACACGTCGCCACGGGTGAGAATTTCTACAACGCAGGAATGTTTAATTATCCTGCGGCATTACTCGCACGGAAATACGAATTTCAAGGACCGTGTACCTCGCTATCAACAGGTTGCACGGCGGGGTTAGATGCATTGGGCTTGAGTTTTGAACTAATTCGTTCTGGTGAATGCAAGGTAATGCTGGCTGGAGCATCAGAAGCGCCGCTCACAAGCTTGACATATGCAACACTTGATGTCATAGGATCGCTTTCAGTAGCAGATTGCGAACCAGAAAAGGCATCGCGTCCATTTGATGCCAAGCGTGGTGGATTCGTGATTAGCGAAGCTGCTGCGGTACTCGTACTAGAGGAACTCGAACACGCGTTGAATCGTAACGCGCATATTTATGCCGAAGTTGTGAGTTACTACAGCGTCAGTAATGCCTTTCACATGACGGATCTGCCCGATCATGGAGTTCCAATGGCAGCAGTGATGGAACGGACGCTCCATCTAGGTAATGTTGAACCAGAGGAACTTGATTATATCAATGCGCACGGTAGTTCCACACCGCAAAACGATTTATTTGAGACGAATGCTTATAAGCAAGTACTAGGCGATAAAGCATACCGCTTGCCAATTAGCTCAACCAAGTCGATGATTGGTCATTCGCTCTCTTCTGCAAGTTTAGTAGGAGTTGTAGCAACTTTGGGGGCAATTGAACTTTCGGTTATTCATCCGACTGCCAATTACGAGTTTCCCGATCCCAATTGTGACCTTGATTACGTACCTAATGAAGCGCGTTCCACAGAGGTCAACACCGCGCTGCTGACAGCGAGTGGTTTCGGTGGTATCCATTCGGCAGCAATTTTTAAAAAGTATCAGGAGTCGTTAGGTGAGTAA
- a CDS encoding beta-ketoacyl-[acyl-carrier-protein] synthase family protein, which yields MSKHDVVVTGIGIINPAGIGKDEFWHNISTGKSAIREISRFDSTDFPTKVAGEIAEFEPADYIPRRFIVKTDRFTHYALAATELALQDATLDLTQEDSYRVGVWFGNNAGGWDICERGFYELYNDGATMVNPWQATAWFPTAAQGYVTIRYGIRGYSKSFVCDRASGASGLYFGIKSIQEGFNDVVIAGGSEAPITRFGMTCYYETGEVSAATDPEKAYLPFDRNRTGLVLGEGSTVLVLESEEHARNRGAKIYGKVVSGCMTTDTDPTSGVHFERCMSRAIQSAQLQPKDIDVVLAEGCGTQQSDRIEGEAISTVFAQAPNVAVSVPKALYGHLYGASCVTEVACSLLAMETEQLPTMSQTEPDADCRLNFVTQPQSHPVRHALVNSRAREGVNASFVIAK from the coding sequence GTGAGTAAACACGATGTGGTAGTTACTGGTATTGGTATTATCAACCCTGCTGGTATTGGTAAAGATGAATTTTGGCACAATATTAGTACAGGTAAGTCGGCAATTCGCGAGATTAGCCGCTTTGATTCGACAGACTTTCCCACTAAAGTTGCGGGTGAAATTGCGGAGTTTGAGCCAGCCGATTATATCCCGCGTCGCTTTATTGTTAAAACAGATCGATTTACGCATTATGCTCTAGCCGCAACCGAATTAGCGCTGCAAGATGCCACACTTGATTTAACTCAAGAAGATTCGTATCGCGTTGGTGTTTGGTTTGGTAACAATGCAGGCGGTTGGGATATCTGCGAACGTGGATTTTACGAACTGTATAACGACGGCGCAACAATGGTCAATCCTTGGCAAGCAACCGCGTGGTTTCCAACAGCCGCCCAAGGATATGTGACGATTCGCTATGGAATTCGCGGGTATAGTAAGAGTTTTGTTTGCGATCGCGCCAGTGGTGCCAGTGGATTGTACTTTGGCATCAAGTCAATCCAAGAAGGATTCAATGATGTCGTTATCGCTGGCGGTTCAGAAGCACCGATCACGCGGTTTGGGATGACGTGCTACTACGAAACCGGAGAAGTCAGCGCCGCGACTGACCCAGAAAAAGCTTATTTACCCTTCGACCGCAATCGCACAGGCTTAGTATTAGGTGAAGGAAGTACGGTGTTAGTGCTAGAGTCTGAAGAACATGCCCGTAATCGGGGTGCGAAAATTTACGGTAAAGTCGTCTCAGGTTGCATGACGACAGATACCGATCCTACCAGTGGCGTTCACTTTGAGCGCTGCATGTCACGCGCAATTCAATCCGCACAACTTCAACCCAAAGATATTGATGTTGTTTTAGCCGAAGGCTGCGGAACACAACAAAGCGATCGCATCGAAGGCGAAGCTATTTCTACGGTTTTTGCGCAAGCGCCAAACGTTGCAGTTTCTGTTCCAAAAGCACTTTACGGACATCTTTATGGTGCAAGTTGCGTTACTGAGGTCGCTTGCAGCCTCTTAGCAATGGAAACCGAACAATTACCGACAATGAGTCAAACCGAGCCAGATGCAGACTGTCGGCTCAACTTTGTGACGCAACCGCAGAGTCATCCGGTACGCCACGCACTCGTCAATTCCCGCGCCCGCGAGGGAGTGAATGCATCGTTTGTGATTGCTAAGTGA
- a CDS encoding acyl carrier protein has translation MDALKDILVDLGIPEHEITEAALLRKDLQLDSTETVDISLGLKRRFGVNVKLESRKDMTLKDVCEMVNSAIAATATAT, from the coding sequence ATGGATGCGCTAAAAGACATCTTAGTTGATTTAGGAATTCCCGAACACGAGATTACAGAAGCAGCACTGCTGCGCAAAGACTTGCAACTCGACTCGACAGAAACCGTCGATATTTCCCTTGGACTCAAACGCCGCTTTGGTGTCAATGTCAAACTAGAATCCCGCAAGGACATGACATTAAAAGATGTTTGCGAGATGGTTAACAGCGCGATCGCGGCTACCGCTACGGCGACATGA
- a CDS encoding holo-ACP synthase encodes MYLQLAQPRQAEIKGIGIDIAPVSKIASLVSRYNSETLTLLFTPREIEQCQSAPHPSRYYAVCFSAKEAVGKALGTGLVDINWNEIESTISQSGLTIKLRGAAKQKALQCGVKAWLATWCYWDDYVMVHVLSKGEQA; translated from the coding sequence ATGTATCTACAACTTGCCCAACCAAGACAAGCCGAAATTAAAGGCATCGGAATTGATATCGCACCCGTTAGCAAAATTGCCTCTCTAGTCAGTCGCTACAACAGCGAAACGCTGACTTTGCTATTTACTCCTCGCGAAATTGAACAATGTCAATCTGCACCGCATCCTAGTCGGTATTATGCTGTATGTTTTTCAGCGAAAGAAGCTGTAGGAAAAGCCCTAGGAACTGGATTAGTTGATATCAACTGGAACGAGATTGAATCGACAATATCGCAGTCAGGACTAACAATCAAGCTACGCGGCGCAGCAAAACAGAAAGCATTGCAGTGTGGAGTGAAAGCATGGCTCGCAACTTGGTGCTACTGGGATGATTATGTGATGGTTCACGTTCTTTCAAAGGGCGAACAAGCATGA
- a CDS encoding benzoate-CoA ligase family protein, whose amino-acid sequence MNQYEQLPDIFNVAAYFIKGNLHKGYGERIALYHQDDTYTYRKVSNEVCAAAGLLAELGLERENRFAILLPDSPDFVFAFWGAIWLGAVPVPINTACSLDDIKYILQDCRAKILLTTQEWQEKLSPIQSPFLRNILLTDGDNSFRTLASSFPQERPPAQTSPDEPAFWLYTSGSTGRPKGAIHLHRSMVFCAEQYGKATLGLHQDDITYSIAKMPFAYGLGNTLYMPMAVGAASILSDANNAFDIIADIHRYRPTILFAIPATYASILAVQDIAPLDASTLRLCVSAAEQLPKSIWQRWRTTYDIEICEGIGTTEFLHIFLSNRLGECRPGSSGKPVVGYDVRIIDENSVPMPTGEIGNLQVGGDSLMLCYWNRHQETRQVIHGNTMRTGDKYLCDADGYFWFMGRKDDLFKVNGQWVSPFEIEDVLLQHESVLDVAVVPESESGENLTQVVAYISLKAGFSESAELEESIRRFAKMQLPRFKAPKKIQFLERLPRTSTGKIHRKALLKASQLVQ is encoded by the coding sequence ATGAATCAGTACGAACAACTACCTGACATTTTCAATGTTGCAGCCTACTTTATTAAAGGTAATTTGCATAAAGGCTATGGCGAACGAATTGCTTTGTATCATCAGGACGACACATACACGTATCGCAAAGTCAGTAACGAAGTTTGTGCTGCTGCTGGATTACTTGCGGAGTTAGGTTTAGAACGCGAAAATCGATTCGCGATTCTCTTACCTGATAGTCCAGATTTTGTCTTTGCGTTTTGGGGGGCGATTTGGTTAGGTGCTGTCCCAGTGCCAATCAATACTGCATGTAGCCTTGATGATATCAAGTACATTCTGCAAGATTGTCGCGCTAAAATCTTACTCACAACTCAAGAGTGGCAAGAAAAACTTTCGCCAATTCAATCTCCGTTCTTACGGAATATTCTCTTGACGGATGGAGATAACTCCTTTAGGACACTTGCAAGCTCATTTCCTCAAGAACGACCACCCGCACAAACATCTCCCGACGAACCAGCGTTTTGGCTTTATACTTCCGGTAGCACAGGTAGACCCAAGGGCGCGATTCATCTTCATCGTAGTATGGTCTTCTGTGCAGAACAGTACGGTAAAGCAACGCTTGGTTTGCATCAAGACGACATCACGTATTCGATCGCCAAGATGCCGTTTGCCTACGGTTTAGGAAACACCTTGTATATGCCGATGGCGGTTGGGGCAGCATCAATTTTGTCGGATGCGAATAATGCGTTTGACATCATTGCCGATATTCATCGCTATCGACCGACAATTTTGTTTGCGATTCCTGCGACCTATGCTAGTATTCTGGCAGTGCAAGATATTGCGCCTTTAGATGCTTCCACATTACGCTTGTGTGTATCGGCGGCAGAGCAATTACCGAAAAGTATTTGGCAAAGATGGCGTACTACCTACGATATAGAAATCTGCGAAGGTATTGGTACAACTGAGTTTTTACACATCTTTCTTTCCAATCGTTTAGGCGAGTGTCGTCCTGGTAGTTCCGGTAAACCTGTTGTTGGCTACGATGTCCGCATCATTGATGAAAATAGCGTACCGATGCCTACCGGCGAAATTGGTAACTTGCAAGTCGGTGGCGATAGTTTAATGCTGTGTTATTGGAACCGTCATCAAGAAACGCGCCAAGTCATTCACGGTAATACGATGCGTACTGGAGATAAGTATCTTTGTGACGCAGATGGCTATTTCTGGTTTATGGGACGCAAAGATGACCTGTTTAAGGTTAACGGACAATGGGTGTCGCCATTTGAAATCGAAGATGTGTTGCTGCAACACGAAAGTGTTCTTGATGTTGCAGTCGTACCAGAATCTGAAAGTGGTGAAAATTTAACACAAGTTGTGGCGTACATCAGCCTCAAAGCTGGCTTCTCCGAGTCGGCTGAACTCGAAGAAAGTATTCGTAGATTTGCCAAAATGCAACTACCGCGATTTAAAGCTCCGAAAAAAATTCAATTTCTAGAACGCTTACCGCGTACCTCAACCGGAAAAATTCACCGCAAAGCATTACTCAAAGCCAGTCAACTGGTTCAATAA
- a CDS encoding cupin domain-containing protein has protein sequence MVTQQKRRLVMGPSDVPTIDDRGGEIHVLISPTSVQSTKLIMGTATVPVGGRVLCHAHPHGEECFYVLQGQGEIEIADVGVVPFQAGQAVLTPQGAAHSIVNVGNEEIRVVFASAPLAPSPKDGHIILEGEH, from the coding sequence ATGGTAACGCAGCAAAAAAGACGCTTGGTAATGGGACCAAGTGACGTACCGACGATTGATGACCGAGGTGGTGAGATTCATGTCTTGATTTCTCCCACCAGCGTACAGTCCACTAAGTTGATTATGGGGACAGCAACTGTACCAGTGGGTGGCAGAGTATTATGTCACGCGCATCCGCATGGTGAGGAGTGCTTTTATGTATTGCAAGGGCAAGGCGAAATCGAAATTGCAGATGTGGGTGTTGTTCCGTTTCAAGCTGGACAAGCAGTGCTGACTCCCCAAGGTGCAGCGCATTCGATTGTCAATGTTGGCAATGAAGAAATTCGCGTTGTTTTCGCCTCAGCCCCTTTAGCACCTTCCCCCAAAGACGGACACATTATTCTTGAAGGAGAACATTAA
- a CDS encoding carboxymuconolactone decarboxylase family protein: MKNMMQEAPDVAQSFFDLAKSVKQYSPLDEKVNELIIIGIFSAHRGLRGINTHVERAIAAGATKEEVIAAILLALPIVGITDVNMALDQAMETIAMTADKKEVAGAAAG, encoded by the coding sequence ATGAAGAACATGATGCAAGAAGCACCGGATGTTGCCCAGAGTTTCTTTGATCTGGCAAAGTCGGTGAAGCAGTATTCTCCGCTTGATGAAAAGGTCAATGAATTAATTATTATCGGTATCTTCAGCGCGCATCGGGGTTTACGAGGCATTAATACTCATGTAGAGCGCGCTATCGCAGCGGGTGCGACTAAAGAAGAAGTGATCGCCGCAATTCTTTTGGCATTACCGATTGTAGGCATTACCGATGTCAATATGGCGTTGGATCAGGCAATGGAGACGATCGCAATGACAGCCGATAAGAAGGAGGTTGCAGGTGCGGCGGCTGGTTGA
- a CDS encoding cyclase family protein, with protein MRRLVDLSVLVENSASEPMEIRVERLDHIAGAKHFCAEVATRNAAKSDSRRLEPEDFPDGAFITLDTVTLPTHMGTHIDAPIHYGSDCEGSPARSVDQLPLEWFYNDGVRLDLRHKQPQEFITIADIKIALDATKHALKPLDIVLIWTGTDKLWGKREYFSHAPGMSREATEWLVEQGIKVIGIDTYGFDRPFVTMLEDFWRTGDRSYLWPAHFYGREREYIQIERLANLDQLPDTGFQVACFPLRVKGLDASWVRAVGIVNEF; from the coding sequence GTGCGGCGGCTGGTTGATTTGAGCGTATTGGTCGAAAACTCGGCGTCAGAACCGATGGAAATTCGCGTCGAGCGACTCGATCATATTGCTGGTGCTAAGCATTTTTGTGCGGAAGTAGCGACACGGAATGCTGCGAAATCTGATTCGCGTCGTCTTGAACCGGAAGATTTTCCTGATGGTGCGTTTATTACTTTAGATACTGTCACTTTACCCACACACATGGGAACGCACATTGACGCACCGATTCATTACGGATCAGATTGTGAAGGTTCACCAGCGCGTTCGGTCGATCAATTGCCGCTAGAGTGGTTCTATAATGATGGTGTACGCCTCGACTTACGCCACAAACAGCCTCAAGAGTTTATTACGATCGCAGATATCAAAATCGCCCTAGACGCGACAAAACACGCACTCAAGCCGCTTGATATTGTTCTAATTTGGACGGGAACCGATAAACTCTGGGGGAAACGCGAGTATTTTTCCCATGCACCAGGGATGAGTCGCGAAGCTACCGAATGGTTGGTAGAACAAGGAATCAAAGTTATTGGAATTGACACTTATGGTTTTGACCGTCCGTTTGTGACGATGCTAGAAGACTTTTGGCGGACAGGCGATCGCAGTTATCTTTGGCCGGCACACTTCTACGGTCGCGAACGCGAATATATTCAAATCGAACGTCTTGCTAATCTCGATCAGCTACCCGACACAGGATTTCAAGTTGCTTGTTTTCCCCTGCGTGTTAAAGGTTTAGATGCTAGTTGGGTACGGGCAGTAGGGATAGTTAATGAGTTTTGA
- a CDS encoding SRPBCC family protein encodes MTGYTENNIVILRDFDTVFELTNDIELWPQLFTEYEKAEVLERNGNEVLFSLTTYPEGDRPSRTWVSRRLIDKPGKQATAERVEKAFPFKDMKIHWTYEELPQGVGVVMTWMQKFEIHDDCKWTTEQMESFLNRNTRVQMRAIKEKVEAWSVKSLTTNAV; translated from the coding sequence ATGACAGGTTATACCGAAAACAATATTGTTATCTTGCGAGATTTTGATACTGTCTTTGAGCTAACAAACGATATTGAACTTTGGCCACAATTATTTACTGAGTACGAAAAAGCCGAAGTGCTAGAGCGTAATGGTAACGAAGTTTTGTTTAGCTTGACGACTTACCCTGAAGGCGATCGCCCTTCGCGGACTTGGGTTTCGCGCCGACTCATTGACAAGCCTGGAAAACAAGCTACCGCTGAACGTGTCGAAAAAGCCTTTCCGTTCAAGGATATGAAAATCCATTGGACGTATGAAGAGTTACCGCAAGGCGTGGGTGTGGTGATGACTTGGATGCAAAAGTTTGAAATCCACGATGATTGCAAGTGGACAACCGAGCAAATGGAATCTTTTCTCAACCGCAATACCCGCGTTCAAATGCGAGCAATTAAAGAAAAAGTTGAAGCTTGGTCTGTGAAGTCTCTGACAACAAACGCTGTTTAA
- a CDS encoding salicylate synthase, with protein sequence MYQLATDFLTYHEMFVPGQKDPLVILQTLLQTGIFSEYVMYESESEVRIAGNALAEVTVSAETVSSRFMSQKHSESCTDPLKQVEAIFASLPVENWTAYGYVGFDIARFYYSYSKAIDQPLLYFLVPETELYITTKGVHIRSIKSPAKVLEVLSVDSKLAEYVPTPPTVAATENQQYEKQVATLIDAIQNGELHKAIISRSVKVKGNMDVLGTYVLGAKSNNAARSYCMNVGDVSAVGFSPEILMEVSTDGFVVTNPLAGTRPRSSNSEEDTRLSDELFIDAKEVKEHALSVWLAQSEISTVCSPETVQIFDFMQVKQYRCVQHLSSRVGGQLKPGKTLWDALKVLFPGITVSGINKHEALAWIDRLEAEPRGIYAGGIGWIDSSGTADLAIAIRSVYQYGDSVYLNAGAGIVAESVPQNEFVESVNKMNTMLTNLVMES encoded by the coding sequence ATGTACCAGCTAGCAACTGATTTTTTAACCTATCACGAAATGTTTGTTCCAGGTCAGAAAGACCCACTTGTTATTTTGCAAACACTATTGCAAACGGGGATTTTTTCTGAATATGTGATGTACGAAAGTGAAAGTGAGGTACGGATTGCGGGTAATGCTTTAGCTGAGGTTACAGTCAGTGCTGAAACTGTTTCTAGTCGATTTATGAGCCAGAAGCACTCAGAAAGTTGTACCGATCCGCTTAAGCAAGTTGAGGCAATTTTTGCGTCTTTACCAGTAGAAAACTGGACGGCTTATGGTTACGTTGGCTTTGATATTGCGCGCTTTTATTACTCGTATTCTAAAGCAATTGATCAGCCATTACTATACTTTTTAGTTCCTGAAACCGAACTTTATATCACTACCAAAGGTGTACATATTAGAAGTATCAAATCGCCTGCTAAAGTTTTAGAAGTCTTATCCGTTGATAGCAAATTAGCAGAATACGTGCCGACTCCTCCGACGGTGGCTGCAACGGAAAATCAACAATATGAAAAACAAGTTGCAACTTTAATCGATGCAATTCAAAATGGTGAGTTGCATAAAGCAATTATCTCGCGATCGGTGAAAGTAAAAGGGAATATGGATGTTCTTGGTACTTATGTATTAGGAGCCAAGAGCAACAACGCGGCGCGATCGTATTGTATGAACGTGGGAGATGTGTCCGCTGTCGGCTTTAGTCCTGAGATTTTGATGGAAGTTAGCACCGATGGGTTTGTTGTTACCAATCCGCTAGCAGGAACGCGTCCGCGTAGTTCTAATTCAGAAGAAGACACGCGCCTAAGTGATGAATTATTTATTGATGCTAAAGAAGTCAAAGAACACGCGCTTTCAGTTTGGTTAGCACAAAGCGAGATTAGTACAGTTTGTTCGCCCGAAACTGTGCAGATTTTTGACTTTATGCAAGTTAAGCAATATCGTTGCGTGCAACATTTATCGTCGCGGGTTGGGGGACAACTCAAACCAGGGAAAACGCTGTGGGATGCATTGAAAGTATTATTTCCTGGAATTACAGTATCTGGAATTAACAAGCATGAAGCTTTAGCATGGATTGACCGCTTGGAAGCAGAACCACGAGGCATTTATGCAGGTGGTATTGGGTGGATCGATAGCAGCGGTACAGCAGATTTAGCGATCGCAATTCGTTCAGTTTATCAATACGGTGACTCGGTTTATCTCAATGCCGGTGCAGGTATCGTTGCTGAATCAGTTCCACAAAACGAATTTGTTGAATCAGTTAACAAGATGAATACGATGCTTACCAATCTAGTAATGGAGTCCTAA
- a CDS encoding alpha/beta fold hydrolase produces the protein MSFIQVANRKVHYHAPLGLPSLGDRMMLLVHGAGGSCRHWEPVLAQLDAAECFPVAIDLPGHGASDGYVPESIDAVAEFLNAFLDSLGIEHPICYVGQSMGGLIGLQFALTYPDRVAQLVLMATSARIQLHPDFLQQAITGQWNRETLWQSFAPEVPENLKELVLGEFQHTRLKANASDFMGVSSVDLSSAVSALRLPTLILTGDDDVIISPRKSKMLHSQIDNSHLVTITGAGHYLHVEQPVKVASEILQFVKGDRLLSGLQIRN, from the coding sequence ATGTCTTTTATTCAGGTTGCAAATCGCAAAGTTCATTACCATGCGCCTTTGGGGTTGCCGTCACTGGGCGATCGCATGATGTTGCTAGTACACGGTGCGGGAGGAAGCTGCCGTCATTGGGAACCAGTACTTGCTCAACTCGATGCGGCAGAATGCTTTCCTGTCGCGATTGATTTACCAGGACATGGGGCTTCAGATGGGTATGTCCCTGAGTCGATCGACGCTGTGGCTGAGTTCCTCAATGCCTTTTTGGATAGCTTAGGAATTGAGCATCCGATTTGTTACGTGGGACAATCTATGGGCGGCTTGATCGGATTGCAATTTGCGCTGACTTACCCAGATCGCGTTGCGCAGTTGGTTTTGATGGCAACATCCGCACGCATTCAACTTCATCCTGATTTTCTTCAGCAGGCGATAACTGGGCAATGGAATCGCGAAACTCTCTGGCAAAGCTTTGCGCCTGAAGTCCCCGAAAATCTCAAAGAACTTGTTTTAGGTGAGTTTCAACATACTCGCTTAAAAGCCAATGCCTCAGATTTTATGGGCGTGAGTTCTGTCGATCTGAGTAGCGCGGTGTCAGCTTTACGGCTTCCGACTTTGATTCTCACCGGAGATGATGACGTGATTATCTCGCCGCGCAAATCTAAGATGTTACACTCGCAAATTGACAACTCTCATTTAGTCACTATAACTGGCGCGGGTCACTATTTGCACGTCGAACAACCCGTGAAAGTGGCATCAGAAATCTTGCAATTTGTCAAGGGCGATCGCTTGCTGTCAGGTTTACAAATTCGTAACTAA
- a CDS encoding putative 2-dehydropantoate 2-reductase — translation MEVRFDSNFNSSARRSLSENRSYAILGTGALGGFYGARLQQAGIDVHFLLRSDYEYVKKHGLFIESPDGTFRLPQVNAYRNVHDMPCCDVIVVALKTTQNNLLRQMLPCLVKDNSVVLVLQNGLGVEEEVAGIVGSNRVMGGLCFTCNDKVAPGHFRHLHYGVITLAEYAYDYLACGITKRMLQVKTDFERAGILIQLAEDLLLARWKKLICNIPFNGLTVVLNATIKDLISDVHTRALVEEMMQEMVTVAAAYHRAIADDYIEKRLKYIAKMGPYRTSTKIDFDYRRSLEVEAIFGNPLRAAQQAGIDTPQLAMLYRQLKFLDTYYCTDRAIAVLAH, via the coding sequence ATGGAAGTACGATTTGACTCTAATTTCAATTCTTCGGCTAGGCGATCGCTGAGCGAAAACCGCAGCTATGCAATTCTTGGTACTGGCGCATTAGGTGGCTTCTATGGTGCGCGACTACAACAAGCTGGAATTGATGTTCACTTTTTGCTCCGCAGCGATTACGAGTACGTCAAGAAACATGGTTTATTTATCGAATCTCCGGATGGTACTTTCCGCCTCCCGCAGGTGAACGCCTACCGTAATGTACATGATATGCCATGTTGTGATGTCATCGTTGTTGCCTTAAAAACAACGCAAAACAATTTACTGCGACAAATGCTACCGTGTTTGGTCAAAGATAATAGTGTTGTCTTGGTGTTGCAAAATGGTTTGGGTGTAGAGGAGGAAGTTGCTGGGATTGTCGGATCAAATCGCGTGATGGGTGGGCTGTGCTTCACGTGTAACGATAAAGTTGCTCCAGGTCACTTCCGACATCTCCATTATGGTGTGATTACGCTCGCCGAATACGCTTATGACTATCTAGCTTGTGGAATTACCAAACGAATGCTTCAGGTCAAAACTGACTTTGAACGTGCTGGTATTCTCATTCAATTAGCGGAAGATCTGCTTTTAGCACGTTGGAAAAAACTTATCTGCAATATTCCCTTTAATGGTCTTACTGTCGTACTTAATGCAACTATCAAAGACTTGATAAGTGACGTGCATACGCGGGCTTTGGTCGAGGAGATGATGCAAGAAATGGTAACAGTTGCAGCAGCTTATCATCGAGCGATCGCAGATGACTATATCGAGAAACGACTCAAATATATCGCCAAAATGGGACCTTACCGCACAAGTACAAAAATTGACTTTGACTACAGGCGATCACTAGAAGTCGAGGCAATTTTCGGCAACCCGTTACGTGCGGCGCAACAAGCTGGTATCGATACTCCACAACTTGCCATGCTTTACCGACAGCTAAAGTTTTTAGATACCTATTACTGTACAGATAGAGCGATCGCGGTTTTAGCTCACTAA